A region of Diceros bicornis minor isolate mBicDic1 chromosome 31, mDicBic1.mat.cur, whole genome shotgun sequence DNA encodes the following proteins:
- the LOC131395569 gene encoding olfactory receptor 5B3-like encodes MKNSTEMTQFILLGLTNALEWQVPLFIMFTVIYLITLTGNLEIIVLTLLDFHLHTSVYFLLSDLSLVDLCYSSAVIPTVVTGCITVDRIISYNACAAQVFFVVAFAPVESYLLASMAYDHYAAVCKPLHYTTTMTTAVCACLAIDSYVFGFLNASIHVGNTFCLSFCVSNVVQHFFCDVPAVMALSCSDRHVSELVLVYVVSFNIIIALLVILISYIFIFITILKMHSASGYKKAISTCASHLTAVSIFCGTIISMYLQPSSSHSMDTDKMASVFYTISPCSTLWSIA; translated from the coding sequence ATGAAGAACAGTACAGAAATGACACAGTTCATCCTCCTAGGACTAACCAATGCCCTAGAATGGCAGGTCCCCCTCTTTATAATGTTCACCGTCATCTATCTCATCACTCTGACTGGGAACTTGGAGATTATCGTGTTGACTTTGTTGGACTTTCATCTCCACACTTCCGTGTACTTTCTCCTCAGTGACCTGTCTCTTGTAGACTTGTGTTACTCTTCAGCTGTCATTCCCACGGTTGTGACTGGGTGTATTACAGTAGACAGGATCATCTCCTACAATGCATGTGCTGCTCAGGTGTTCTTTGTTGTAGCATTCGCCCCTGTAGAAAGTTACCTCTTGGCCTCAATGGCTTATGACCACTATGCAGCAGTGTGCAAACCCCTACATTACACCACCACCATGACAACAGCTGTGTGTGCATGCCTGGCCATTGACTCCTATGTCTTCGGTTTCCTGAACGCCTCCATCCATGTTGGGAACacattctgtctctctttctgtgtatCCAATGTGGTCCAACACTTTTTCTGTGATGTTCCAGCAGTCATGGCTCTGTCTTGCTCTGATAGGCATGTGAGTGAGCTGGTTCTTGTTTATGTGGTGAGCTTCAACATCATTATTGCTCTCCTGGTTATCTTGATATcctatatattcatatttatcaCCATCCTAAAGATGCACTCAGCTTCAGGATATAAGAAAGCTATATCCACCTGTGCCTCCCATCTCACTGCAGTCTCCATCTTTTGTGGAACTATTATCTCCATGTACTTACAGCCCAGCTCTAGTCATTCGATGGACACAGACAAAATGGCATCTGTGTTCTATACTATATCCCCATGCTCAACCCTGTGGTCTATAGCCTGA
- the LOC131395568 gene encoding olfactory receptor 5P55-like has product MALGQNHTTVTTFILLGLTDQADQKQLLFVIFLLIYSMTLVGNLGMIDLIHASSALHTPMYFFLSVLSFLDICNSSVLTPRLLISFLTTDQSISFAGCVAQMALTVLHGAGECLLLAVMAYDRFVAICHPLLYHTIMSKCLCVQLVVVTYAVGVFFSTVQTGNAFILPYCGPNVIDHYFCDIPRVLQLACSDTTVANVILLFFSTLVTVPTVSVILVSYAYILVTIYRMRSLEAQHKAFSHLTALSLFYVPVFLVYVQPNPESASAYNKILSVLYTIVIPMLNLLVYSLRNKDVKAAVQVRVLNLSTKEIC; this is encoded by the coding sequence ATGGCACTGGGGCAGAATCATACCACGGTGACGACATTTATCCTGCTGGGCCTCACAGACCAGGCAGACCAAAAGCAACTGCTCTTTGTCATCTTCCTGCTGATCTACTCCATGACTCTGGTGGGCAACCTGGGCATGATAGACCTGATCCACGCCAGCTCCGCCCTCCAcactcccatgtacttcttcctgagTGTGCTCTCCTTCCTTGACATCTGCAATTCCTCTGTGCTTACCCCCAGGTTGCTGATCAGCTTCCTCACCACTGACCAGTCCATCTCCTTTGCAGGCTGTGTGGCCCAGATGGCCCTCACGGTCCTCCATGGTGCAGGGGAGTGTCTGCTCCTGGCCGTCATGGCCTATGACCGATTTGTGGCCATCTGCCACCCTCTCCTCTACCACACCATCATGTCCAAGTGCTTGTGTGTCCAGCTAGTGGTGGTCACCTATGCTGTAGGGGTGTTCTTTTCAACTGTCCAGACAGGGAATGCCTTCATCTTGCCTTACTGTGGTCCAAATGTCATTGATCACTACTTCTGTGACATCCCCCGAGTGCTCCAACTGGCCTGCTCAGATACCACTGTGGCCAATGTCATCCTACTCTTCTTTTCCACCTTGGTCACTGTCCCCACAGTCTCAGTCATCTTGGTTTCTTATGCCTACATTCTGGTCACAATCTATAGAATGAGGTCCCTGGAGGCCCAGCATAAGGCCTTCTCCCACCTCACTGCTCTCTCCCTCTTTTATGTGCCTGTGTTCCTCGTATATGTCCAACCCAACCCTGAAAGTGCTTCAGCCTATAACAAGATCCTGTCTGTGTTGTACACCATTGTGATCCCCATGCTGAACCTCCTGGTCTACAGCCTAAGGAATAAAGATGTCAAGGCTGCTGTACAAGTTCGGGTTCTTAACCTAAGCACAAAAGAAATTTGTTAG
- the LOC131395566 gene encoding olfactory receptor 5B3-like, whose translation MDNRTEVTQFILLGLTNAPELQVLLFIMFTLIYLTNMVGNLGMILLILMNSHLHTSMYYFLCNLSLVDLCYSSAVTPTVMAGFITADQVISYNACVAQMFAFAAFATMETFFLAAMAYDRYAAVCKPLHYTTTMTTSVCACLIIGCYVCGFLNASIHVGNTFHLSFCMSNVVHHFFCDIPAVMVLFCSDRHVSELVLLYVASFNVIFAVLVILISYLFIFITILKMHSSAGYQKALSTCASHLTAVSIFYATVIIMYLQPSSRHSMDTDKTASVFYTMIIPMLNPVVYSLRNKEVKRAFKKVLLEAKLSLGLEF comes from the coding sequence ATGGACAACAGGACAGAAGTGACACAGTTCATCCTTCTAGGACTAACCAATGCCCCAGAACTGCAGGTCCTCCTCTTTATAATGTTCACTCTCATTTATCTCACCAATATGGTTGGAAATCTGGGTATGATCCTGTTGATTCTCATGAACTCTCATCTACACACTTCCATGTATTATTTTCTCTGTAACCTGTCTCTGGTAGACTTGTGTTACTCCTCAGCTGTCACTCCCACAGTCATGGCTGGGTTTATTACAGCAGACCAGGTCATCTCCTACAATGCATGTGTTGCTCAGATGTTCGCTTTTGCAGCCTTTGCCACTATGGAAACATTTTTCTTGGCAGCAATGGCATATGATCGCTACGCAGCAGTGTGCAAACCCCTACATTACACTACCACCATGACGacaagtgtgtgtgcatgtctgatCATAGGCTGCTACGTCTGTGGTTTCTTGAATGCCTCCATCCATGTGGGGAACACATTCCATCTCTCTTTCTGTATGTCCAATGTGGTCCATCACTTTTTCTGTGATATTCCAGCAGTCATGGTTCTGTTTTGCTCTGATAGGCATGTGAGTGAGCTGGTTCTTCTTTATGTAGCTAGCTTCAATGTCATTTTTGCTGTCCTAGTTATCTTGATATCCTACCTATTCATATTTATCACCATCCTAAAGATGCACTCATCTGCAGGATACCAGAAGGCTTTATCCACCTGTGCCTCCCACCTCACTGCAGTCTCCATCTTCTATGCGACAGTCATCATCATGTACTTACAGCCCAGCTCCCGTCATTCCATGGACACAGACAAAACAGCATCTGTGTTCTATACTATGATCATCCCCATGCTCAACCCTGTGGTCTATAGCCTGAGGAACAAGGAGGTCAAGAGGGCATTCAAGAAGGTTCTTTTGGAGGCAAAATTGTCTCTAGGTTTAGAATTTTAA